In Anopheles gambiae chromosome 2, idAnoGambNW_F1_1, whole genome shotgun sequence, a single window of DNA contains:
- the LOC133391457 gene encoding uncharacterized protein LOC133391457 has translation MSNVRVDEENLILLVQEHRYLWDLRDPEYKNNTLKKNAWDSIAQQLHTTDMVAKNKWRNLRDTFARKLAEINQPSGSGYKHVRWKFYEQMSFLKDMLASRPRVGNLESSWQDESIEYLEESDDLLEHLDPANKQRATENNRKRKQDDRVLQDIVNVEKERNELLKQRQQKSSNYHVMMSVVTLLDSLPDLNDQLDASEEILEFAYQVIKSKRRKRTNEENQKKFSLSENTTVYMLIPIVSLNRQHSTMLSVLVCVVYSKRRLL, from the exons ATGTCGAACGTGCGAGTGGACGaagaaaatttgattttgttggtGCAAGAGCACCGTTATTTATGGGACCTCCGGGATCCGGagtacaaaaacaacacccttaaaaaaaatgcgtGGGACTCCATAGCCCAGCAGCTCCACACAACCG aTATGGTGGCCAAAAATAAATGGCGAAACTTGCGGGACACATTCGCCCGCAAACTAGCTGAAATAAATCAGCCATCTGGGTCGGGATACAAGCATGTCCGATGGAAGTTTTACGAGCAGATGAGCTTCCTCAAAGACATGCTTGCGTCCCGACCCAGAGTTGGGAATCTAGAGTCATCTTGGCaag ATGAAAGTATCGAATATTTGGAAGAGAGCGATGATCTTCTAGAGCATTTGGACCCGGCAAATAAACAGAGAGCAACAGAAAACAACAGAAAGCGGAAACAGGATGATCGAGTGCTGCAGGACATAGTTAATGTGGAGAAGGAGCGCAACGAACTTTTGAAacaaagacaacaaaaaagctccaactACCACGTAATGATGAGTGTTGTTACACTCCTTGATTCTTTACCCGATCTAAATGATCAGTTGGATGCAAGTGAGGAGATATTAGAATTTGCTTACCAAGTAATTAAatcaaagcgaagaaaaagaacaaacgaagaaaaccaaaaaaaatttaGCTTGAGTGAGAACACAACTGTCTACATGTTGATACCAATCGTCTCGTTGAATAGACAACACAGTACCATGCTGAGCGTGTTAGTCTGTGTTGTCTATTCAAAGAGACGATTGTTATAA
- the LOC133391456 gene encoding uncharacterized protein LOC133391456 yields the protein MDSDSETELYSSSIALRYLLLKRRRDKTNDLWEKREKIGQYHTLFHELLKQEDKFFEFMRVSIKTFYFILRRIEHLITKQPTNKPYICPEERLMITLRYLSTGIPFKSLSFTYCIAHNTIGLIVYETCEAIWNTFNEEFIPFPTTSAFRNVEKEFRHKWNFPNCIGAIDGKHIRMKAPAFSGTQYYNYKKYFSLHLQAVADVNWKFIAIDVGEYGSRSDSGVFNSSSLFELIRSNRLNIPPPKPLPGTTQRMPHVFIGDQGYPLKPFLLRPFPDSEDPAKNYFNHLLSMARRCVECAFGLLVVKWRFLKQELQITPEHVSIIVKTACLLHNMCIDFRESTELMNNINPQSNANRNRANNHPSQEATDIRNVFKNYFYDRIYQ from the exons atggaTTCAGATTCTGAAACGGAACTATACAGTTCGAGCATAGCTTTGCGCTACTTACTATTAAAAAGAAGGCGCGATAAAACCAACGATCTGTGGGAAAAACGTGAAAAAATCGGGCAATACCACACATTGTTTCATGAACTTTTGAAACAAGAAGATAAATTCTTCGAGTTTATGAgagtttcaattaaaactttttaCTTCATACTGAGAAGGATAGAGCATCTTATAACAAAGCAACCTACAAACAAACCATACATTTGTCCAGAGGAACGATTGATGATCACTCTCAG GTATCTATCGACTGGAATACCTTTTAAGTCTTTATCATTCACATATTGTATTGCTCACAATACAATCGGCCTCATTGTCTACGAAACATGTGAGGCAATTTGGAACACGTTTAATGAAGAGTTTATCCCGTTCCCTACAACGTCTGCATTTAGGAATGTGGAAAAAGAGTTTCGCCATAAATGGAATTTTCCTAATTGTATCGGCGCCATAGATGGCAAGCATATCCGAATGAAAGCCCCGGCATTTTCAGGTACAcaatattataattataaaaaatatttttctctgCATTTGCAAGCAGTAGCAGATGTGAATTGGAAATTTATCGCCATTGACGTTGGTGAATATGGGAGTCGTAGCGATAGCGGCGTCTTTAATTCGTCATCATTGTTTGAGCTCATTCGTTCAAATCGGCTCAACATCCCTCCTCCTAAACCACTGCCTGGTACTACCCAAAGAATGCCTCACGTGTTTATAGGCGATCAGGGTTATCCACTAAAACCTTTCTTACTGCGGCCTTTTCCGGATAGTGAAGATCCGGCAAAAAATTACTTCAACCATCTGCTGAGTATGGCAAGACGCTGCGTTGAATGCGCCTTTGGTTTGTTGGTGGTAAAATGGCGTTTCCTCAAGCAAGAACTCCAGATAACTCCGGAACACGTCTCAATAATCGTCAAAACAGCATGCCTGTTGCATAACATGTGCATAGATTTTAGAGAAAGCACGGAATTAATGAATAACATTAACCCACAATCCAACGCCAACAGGAACAGAGCAAACAATCATCCATCTCAAGAGGCTACAGATATTCGAAATGTcttcaaaaattatttttatgatcgAATTTATCAATAA